The Rhizoctonia solani chromosome 14, complete sequence genome has a segment encoding these proteins:
- a CDS encoding threonine synthase — protein MIQNVLSCTSAVNADSSIASSSSGSSKYYVHSPPLSTWVTESHPSSALTPRQNITNSSPSMCATFLSPPPHGNIVSPCVLLEPTSPLANTLEVYSTTPTTYNLEPLELARTDLRYLDAAADEDTDLKEVQIILHTSPFVDKNSRDNTLPFVLYCYSQWAIASIFEPRRMAYNMRDQVIGQFSSEGSRVRTILIANVMSIYARNLVVDNEGMSLLNRLALAVQTRSSLFMTTPPSLNPLDKQDAIRELDSILEILALQLHTQPTSDCIRSLDYAAPVFRRACTEPIGQPLNLPSILMDSNLNLRHFAYIDIMANVTLGKSTYFQYETPFSLELCETMSQRQNSCGLAWLYGVPDQFILLFAWINNLSQAPEATNNSELVAWIESNLSRINIPVDDLGDPSLRVGRVLVQECWRFAVLIYLYMVGSMQSHLRRQSGGTGSRSFMRLVRGVQPARHPDSYLVSPMVVAGVATINERDRDTLRQRIIGVRESAQPGTAGNDHSNCGDLLDFVCHSSGSQIATGLVSAEYSQFTTTFVHDLTTSDSYLSTPFGFRENDWLVYEQVVSKMTIRYFSTRGGEERLTFEEAVLTGLAPNGGLYIPDSIPGLPQNWVTEWQNLSFIELAQTVLSMYIPESEVSSADLRNLVERSYGTFRHPETTPLHQLDETGERYILELFHGPTFAFKDVALQLLGNLFEYFLARRNVGKPLAEQERLTVVGATSGDTGSAAIYGLRGKPSISIYILHPLGRVSPIQEAQMTTVRDENVHNLAFREFNAKHRLGAVNSINWARILAQTVYYFHAYLSLVKSKGEDVKVQFVVPTGNFGDVLAGWYASRMGLPVGAPLGIATNSNDILARFWATGTYATSAEEPGTQTPSDPTAPAHGASDGKQASAVQETLSPAMDILVSSNFERLLWYLAQETGTDAGAAVASWMSKVKSNGRVSVPVTALEAARKEFVATRVSDEETTETIKKCFNLTNSYIADPHTAVGLCAAGKFAENNPSGVIQVALATAHPAKFSEAVESALSSSNSFDFERDVLPEEFKGLLQQERRVVHVGSLEDVRRVIEETESKRANDSITGRASI, from the exons ATGATCCAAAACGTACTATCTTGCACCTCGGCTGTTAACGCTGATTCTTCCATTGCATCTTCAAGTTCCGGGAGCTCTAAATATTATGTTCACTCACCTCCTCTTAGCACATGGGTCACTGAGTCACACCCTAGCTCTGCTCTGACCCCGCGTCAGAATATCACGAACTCTTCCCCCTCGATGTGCGCTACTTTTCTGAGTCCACCCCCGCATGGAAACATAGTCTCACCTTGTGTTTTACTGGAACCCACCTCTCCTCTAGCTAATACACTGGAAGTGTATAGCACGACTCCTACCACATATAACCTGGAGCCACTGGAACTGGCAAGGACGGATCTCCGGTACCTGGATGCCGCCGCCGATGAGGACACTGACCTTAAAGAAGTTCAAATCATTCTACACACTAGTCCTTTTGTGGATAAAAATTCAAGAGATAACACATTGCCATTCGTGTTATACTGCT ACTCTCAGTGGGCTATTGCAAGCATTTTTGAACCTCGCAGAATGGCGTACAACATGCGGGATCAGGTTATTGGACAATTCTCTTCTGAGGGTTCACGAGTAAGGACCATTCTTATAGCCAACGTAATGAGCATATACGCAAGAAATTTGGTGGTTGATAATGAGGGAATGTCCCTTCTCAATCGTTTGGCCTTAGCCGTACAGACAAGAAGTTCTCTTTTCATGACTACACCACCTTCACTCAACCCTTTGGATAAACAAGATGCGATTCGTGAATTAGATAGTATACTTGAG ATACTAGCGCTTCAGCTGCACACTCAGCCTACATCGGACTGCATCCGCTCTTTGGACTACGCCGCTCCTGTTTTTCGGCGAGCATGCACTGAGCCAATAGGACAACCACTCAATCTTCCGAGTATCTTGATGGATTCTAATCTCAACCTTCGACattttgcatatattgacatTATGGCCAACGTAACTCTTGGGAAATCAACTTACTTTCAGTACGAAACGCCATTTTCGCTCGAACTATGCGAAACAATGTCTCAGAGGCAGAACAGCTGCGGTTTGGCGTGGCTCTACGGAGTCCCGGACCAATTTATTCTGTTATTCGCCTGGATTAATAACTTATCCCAAGCACCAGAAGCAACTAACAATTCAGAGCTGGTTGCTTGGATAGAATCAAACTTGTCCCGTATCAACATTCCTGTTGATGATCTGGGTGATCCCTCATTACGCGTTGGGAGAGTGCTGGTTCAAGAATGCTGGAGGTTTGCTGTCCTTATTTATCTTTACATGGTAG GCTCTATGCAAAGTCACCTCCGAAGACAATCGGGTGGTACGGGCTCACGCAGCTTCATGCGCCTTGTCAGGGGGGTCCAACCAGCACGGCATCCTGACTCCTACCTAGTCTCTCCGATGGTAGTG GCCGGAGTCGCTACAATTAACGAGAGAGACCGAGACACGCTCCGCCAAAGAATTATTGGAGTTCGAGAAAGTGCACAGCCGGGCACAGCTGGTAACGAT CACTCCAATTGTGGGGACTTGCTTGACTTTGTTTGTCACTCCAGCGGCAGTCAGATCGCGACTGGATTGGTCTCGGCCGAATACTCCCAATTCACAACCACATTTGTCCACGATCTCACAACCAGTGACTCATATTTATCTACGCCTTTTGGTTTCCGGGAAAACGATTGGCTTGTGTACGAGCAGGTAGTTTCGAAGATGACAATCCGGTATTTCTCAACGCGTGGGGGTGAAGAGCGATTGACCTTTGAAGAG GCAGTTCTCACAGGACTCGCACCCAATGGTGGCTTGTATATTCCCGACTCTATCCCTGGACTGCCTCAAAACTGGGTCACTGAATGGCAAAATCTATCATTTATTGAGCTCGCACAGACCGTCCTATCCATGTATATCCCCGAATCCGAGGTCTCGTCAGCCGATCTTCGAAACTTAGTTGAGAGGTCCTATGGGACTTTTCGGCATCCCGAAACTACACCTCTTCACCAGCTTGATGAAACAGGTGAACGGTATATCTTGGAGCTTTTCCACGGCCCGACATTTGCTTTCAAAGATGTGGCACTTCAACTACTGGGAAATTTGTTCGAATATTTTCTGGCTCGTCGCAATGTAGGGAAACCTTTGGCTGAGCAAGAACGCTTAACAGTAGTTGGCGCTACGAGCGGGGATACAGGAAG CGCTGCGATCTATGGTCTTCGCGGGAAACCGTCGATCAGCATCTACATTCTACATCCGCTTGGGCGTGTTTCTCCCATCCAAGAGGCACAGATGACAACAGTGCGCGATGAGAATGTGCATAATCTTGCTTTCCGTG AATTCAACGCAAAGCATCGCCTGGGTGCTGTAAATTCAATCAACTGGGCTCGCATCCTTGCGCAAACCGTCTACTATTTCCATGCCTATTTGTCCCTTGTCAAATCCAAGGGTGAAGACGTTAAAGTTCAGTTTGTTGTACCGACTGGGAACTTTGGAGATGTCTTGGCGGGGTGGTATGCCAGCAGAATGGGGCTACCAGTTGGTGCTCCCCTAGGTATTGCTACCAATTCAAATGATATTCTGGCTCGTTTCTGGGCGACAGGCACATATGCTACTTCAGCTGAAGAGCCGGGAACCCAAA CTCCTTCAGACCCCACGGCCCCTGCACATGGCGCCTCAGATGGAAAACAAGCATCTGCTGTACAAGAAACACTCAGCCCCGCTATGGACATCCTTGTTTCGAGTAATTTTGAACGCCTCTTGTGGTACCTTGCTCAAGAAACAGGAACGGATGCAGGAGCTGCAGTGGCTAGTTGGATGAGCAAAGTGAAATCGAATGGTCGCGTGTCAGTACCTGTCACTGCTCTTGAGGCTGCAAGGAAAGAGTTTGTCGCAACGAGAGTTTCAGACGAAGAG ACTACCGAGACTATCAAAAAGTGCTTTAATTTAACCAACTCTTATATCGCCGACCCACACACTGCAGTTGGTCTATGTGCGGCAGGCAAGTTCGCTGAGAACAA CCCCTCGGGAGTGATTCAAGTCGCACTTGCTACAGCGCATCCGGCCAAGTTTTCTGAAGCTGTTGAGTCGGCCCTATCTTCTTCGAACTCATTCGATTTCGAACGCGACGTACTTCCGGAGGAGTTCAAAGGATTGTTGCAGCAGGAGCGGCGGGTTGTACACGTTGGGAGCTTGGAGGATGTACGACGAGTCATTGAAGAGACCGAGAGTAAACGGGCCAACGACTCCATTACGGGGAGGGCAAGCATATAG
- a CDS encoding 3-oxo-5-alpha-steroid 4-dehydrogenase, with protein sequence MAVLSKLTPIIAGNFALQAAFASIFVPAQNEKFYDLCGALGFLTGAGMSLYYPSLRDKFWYQIPGASLPPLTSFAPRQLLLTSCLCLWAGRLGSFLVQRAWKAGGDSRFDEIKKQPGKFAGFWFGQALWVSIVGLPVYLGNILPASKQAPIGKFDMLGLSVFAASLAFEVIADRQKSDWRARKNAKLHDEKFITSGLWSISRHPNYVGEVGLQTGIWLLSTTALSSPLLPKYAPLAAAISPLFTWLLLRKGSGVPPLEAQAQKKFGGDPKWEEYKRTVPVFFPWGGYR encoded by the exons ATGGCTGTACTCTCGAAACTTACCCCTATTATCGCGGGGAACTTTGCCTTGCAGGCAGCCTTTGCTTCTATTTTTGTTCCGGCTCAGAATGAAAAGTTCTACGATCTATGCGGTGCACTGGGTTTCCTCACTGGCGCCGGCATGTCCTTGTACTATCCTTCGTTGCGCGACAAGTTCTGGTACCAGATTCCGGGTGCATCGCTCCCCCCATTAACTAGTTTTGCTCCTCGACAGCTATTGTTAACCAGCTGTCTTTGCCTGTGGGCGGGCCGACTCGGGTCTTTCCTCGTCCAG CGAGCTTGGAAAGCAGGAGGTGATTCTCGATTCGACGAGATCAAGAAACAACCAGGCAAGTTTGCTGGCTTCTGGTTCGGTCAGGCCTTGTGGGTATCGATTGTCGGGCTTCCAGTATACCTT GGTAATATTCTTCCTGCTTCAAAACAAGCACCTATTGGAAAGTTCGACATGCTTGGCTTGTCTGTCTTTGCTGCTTCATTAGCCTTCGAG GTCATCGCTGATCGTCAAAAGTCCGATTGGCGTGCGCGAAAAAATGCAAAACTTCACGACGAGAAATTTATCACATCCGGACTTTGGAGTATTAGCCGTCATCCGAA TTACGTTGGTGAAGTTGGCTTACAGACTGGGATATGGTTGCTATCGACCACCGCACTTTCGTCTCCACTGTTGCCGAAATACGCACCATTAGCTGCAGCAATTAGCCCGTTGTTTACATGGCTGCTGTTGAGGAAG GGATCTGGCGTTCCTCCACTAGAG GCTCAAGCTCAGAAGAAATTTGGCGGAGATCCAAAGTGGGAGGAATATAAGAG GACAGTACCAGTGTTCTTCCCGTGGGGAGGGTACCGGTGA
- a CDS encoding Multicopper oxidase, whose translation MHFLRPAALGALASFFGLVVSQTTTTTTSAAASTTTATATVTAVASQLTLSSDFVITDVPVTRTYDWTVATATGSPDGYYRPMLVVNGQYPGPTIEANDGDTIIVNVQNDMSVGTTVHWHGLFQNSTPWMDGPAGITQCPIPAGSSFTYQFTVSGQYGTYWWHAHASTQLADGIHGPLIIHSPDDPLKRGVDYDEDQIVVVADWYHDTSAVITSALLSSSGYQGSIAAPSPNSALINGNGIWDCATYGNSSTCFTQTPYEIQVVPNKKYRFRFINTAAHAMFWVSLDGHTMNITEADDTGIYSEANSALHRFKFHNGQRYSAIVDTSVGSVGDSYYLRAQMNTACLTTLPDDFSNTTYAIVRYVEEDGTGAGTTDPTSSDWTDVVSGAECTDLDTSSLTPIVAKDAPTTVVSRGMLQTGFAVSLDSDGNLDTGFEVNSTEFVDLVYQPVLHTIAAGGTVNASNVAAVVYNTTGAVDLILNNLDTAIDHPYHLHGMTFWIVAEGSGSLSLEEAESVSYNTTNPIRRDTHIIPASSWAVLRFEANNPGVWFMHCHIDWHLAEGFAAVIIVQPDAVAQMTIPSANTAMCSEIPSGLDVWSTSLGRRRRSLPDVRRSRATRNVFEDKGRA comes from the exons ATGCACTTCCTACGTCCAGCAGCGCTCGGCGCACTGGCTAGTTTCTTCGGTCTCGTGGTTTCTCAAACTACAACTACAACCACGTCCGCTGCCGCATCTACGACCACAGCGACCGCTACCGTCACTGCTGTAGCCTCGCAGCTCACGCTCAGCAGCGACTTTGTGATCACAGATGTCCCTGTCACTCGTACCTACGACTGGACCGTCGCGACAGCGACTGGGTCTCCCGACGGCTACTACCGCCCTATGCTAGTCGTCAACG GCCAGTATCCCGGTCCTACTATCGAAGCTAACGACGGCGACACAATCATCGTCAACGTTCAAAACGACATGAGCGTGGGCACAACTGTCCATTGGCATGGACTGTTCCAGAACAGTACCCCTTGGATGGATGGCCCTGCCGGAATCACTCAATGCCCAATCCCTGCGGGCTCGAGCTTTACGTATCAGTTCACGGTCAGCGGGCAGTACGGCACATACTGGTGGCA TGCACATGCGTCGACGCAGCTCGCCGACGGAATCCATGGG CCTTTAATCATACACTCGCCCGACGACCCGCTGAAGCGAGGTGTCGACTATGACGAAGACCAAATTGTGGTCGTTGCGGATTGGTACCACGACACATCGGCAGTAATCACATCAGCGCTGTTGTCCTCATCTGGCTACCAAGGG AGTATCGCCGCCCCATCGCCTAACTCGGCTTTGATTAACGGCAATGGCATCTGGGACTGCGCGACTTATGGCAACAGCAGCACGTGCTTCACCCAAACGCCGTACGAGATTCAGGTGGTGCCGAACAAGAAGTATCGGTTCCGGTTTATCAATACGGCTGCTCATG CCATGTTCTGGGTCTCGCTGGATGGTCACACCATGAACATCACCGAGGCGGATGACACCGGCATCTACAGCGAAGCGAACAGCGCTCTCCACCGCTTCAAGTTCCACAACGGCCAACGCTACTCAGCCATAGTTGATACTAGCGTCGGCTCCGTTGGCGATTCATACTACCTGCGCGCTCAGATGAACACTGCGTGCTTGACCACCCTCCCTGACGACTTCTCGAACACCACCTACGCTATCGTCCGCTACGTCGAAGAAGACGGAACTGGCGCTGGCACCACGGACCCGACGAGCTCCGACTGGACCGACGTTGTTTCGGGAGCGGAGTGCACCGACCTCGACACCTCGTCGCTGACGCCGATCGTGGCCAAGGACGCACCCACGACCGTCGTCAGCCGCGGAATGCTCCAGACCGGTTTCGCCGTGTCTTTGGACTCGGACGGCAACCTGGACACCGGGTTCGAAGTGAACTCGACGGAGTTCGTGGACCTGGTGTACCAGCCGGTCCTGCATACGATCGCCGCCGGAGGTACGGTCAACGCATCGAACGTGGCGGCGGTAGTATACAACACCACGGGGGCGGTCGACCTGATCCTCAACAACCTGGACACCGCGATCGACCACCCTTACCACT TGCACGGCATGACCTTCTGGATCGTCGCCGAAGGATCCGGCAGCTTGTCGCTCGAAGAGGCCGAGTCGGTGAGCTACAACACAACGAACCCGATCCGCCGCGACACGCACATCATCCCGGCATCGTCGTGGGCAGTGCTCCGGTTCGAAGCGAACAACCCGGGCGTCTGGT TCATGCACTGTCACATCGACTGGCACTTGGCTGAAGGATTCGCAGCGGTCATCATCGTGCAGCCCGACGCCGTGGCCCAGATGACGATCCCGTCGGCCAACACTGCT ATGTGCAGCGAGATCCCGTCCGGGCTGGATGTCTGGTCGACGTCGCTCGGTCGGCGTCGCCGGTCTCTGCCTGACGTTCGACGCTCGCGCGCGACGAGGAATGTGTTCGAGGACAAGGGTCGCGCATGA
- a CDS encoding Multicopper oxidase — translation MHFLRPAALGALASFFGLVVSQTTTTTTSAAASTTTATATVTAVASQLTLSSDFVITDVPVTRTYDWTVATATGSPDGYYRPMLVVNGQYPGPTIEANDGDTIIVNVQNDMSVGTTVHWHGLFQNSTPWMDGPAGITQCPIPAGSSFTYQFTVSGQYGTYWWHAHASTQLADGIHGPLIIHSPDDPLKRGVDYDEDQIVVVADWYHDTSAVITSALLSSSGYQGSIAAPSPNSALINGNGIWDCATYGNSSTCFTQTPYEIQVVPNKKYRFRFINTAAHAMFWVSLDGHTMNITEADDTGIYSEANSALHRFKFHNGQRYSAIVDTSVGSVGDSYYLRAQMNTACLTTLPDDFSNTTYAIVRYVEEDGTGAGTTDPTSSDWTDVVSGAECTDLDTSSLTPIVAKDAPTTVVSRGMLQTGFAVSLDSDGNLDTGFEVNSTEFVDLVYQPVLHTIAAGGTVNASNVAAVVYNTTGAVDLILNNLDTAIDHPYHLHGMTFWIVAEGSGSLSLEEAESVSYNTTNPIRRDTHIIPASSWAVLRFEANNPGVWFMHCHIDWHLAEGFAAVIIVQPDAVAQMTIPSANTAMCSEIPSGLDVWSTSLGRRRRSLPDVRRSRATRNVFEDKGRA, via the exons ATGCACTTCCTACGTCCAGCAGCGCTCGGCGCACTGGCTAGTTTCTTCGGTCTCGTGGTTTCTCAAACTACAACTACAACCACGTCCGCTGCCGCATCTACGACCACAGCGACCGCTACCGTCACTGCTGTAGCCTCGCAGCTCACGCTCAGCAGCGACTTTGTGATCACAGATGTCCCTGTCACTCGTACCTACGACTGGACCGTCGCGACAGCGACTGGGTCTCCCGACGGCTACTACCGCCCTATGCTAGTCGTCAACG GCCAGTATCCCGGTCCTACTATCGAAGCTAACGACGGCGACACAATCATCGTCAACGTTCAAAACGACATGAGCGTGGGCACAACTGTCCATTGGCATGGACTGTTCCAGAACAGTACCCCTTGGATGGATGGCCCTGCCGGAATCACTCAATGCCCAATCCCTGCGGGCTCGAGCTTTACGTATCAGTTCACGGTCAGCGGGCAGTACGGCACATACTGGTGGCA TGCACATGCGTCGACGCAGCTCGCCGACGGAATCCATGGG CCTTTAATCATACACTCGCCCGACGACCCGCTGAAGCGAGGTGTCGACTATGACGAAGACCAAATTGTGGTCGTTGCGGATTGGTACCACGACACATCGGCAGTAATCACATCAGCGCTGTTGTCCTCATCTGGCTACCAAGGG AGTATCGCCGCCCCATCGCCTAACTCGGCTTTGATTAACGGCAATGGCATCTGGGACTGCGCGACTTATGGCAACAGCAGCACGTGCTTCACCCAAACGCCGTACGAGATTCAGGTGGTGCCGAACAAGAAGTATCGGTTCCGGTTTATCAATACGGCTGCTCATG CCATGTTCTGGGTCTCGCTGGATGGTCACACCATGAACATCACCGAGGCGGATGACACCGGCATCTACAGCGAAGCGAACAGCGCTCTCCACCGCTTCAAGTTCCACAACGGCCAACGCTACTCAGCCATAGTTGATACTAGCGTCGGCTCCGTTGGCGATTCATACTACCTGCGCGCTCAGATGAACACTGCGTGCTTGACCACCCTCCCTGACGACTTCTCGAACACCACCTACGCTATCGTCCGCTACGTCGAAGAAGACGGAACTGGCGCTGGCACCACGGACCCGACGAGCTCCGACTGGACCGACGTTGTTTCGGGAGCGGAGTGCACCGACCTCGACACCTCGTCGCTGACGCCGATCGTGGCCAAGGACGCACCCACGACCGTCGTCAGCCGCGGAATGCTCCAGACCGGTTTCGCCGTGTCTTTGGACTCGGACGGCAACCTGGACACCGGGTTCGAAGTGAACTCGACGGAGTTCGTGGACCTGGTGTACCAGCCGGTCCTGCATACGATCGCCGCCGGAGGTACGGTCAACGCATCGAACGTGGCGGCGGTAGTATACAACACCACGGGGGCGGTCGACCTGATCCTCAACAACCTGGACACCGCGATCGACCACCCTTACCACT TGCACGGCATGACCTTCTGGATCGTCGCCGAAGGATCCGGCAGCTTGTCGCTCGAAGAGGCCGAGTCGGTGAGCTACAACACAACGAACCCGATCCGCCGCGACACGCACATCATCCCGGCATCGTCGTGGGCAGTGCTCCGGTTCGAAGCGAACAACCCGGGCGTCTGGT TCATGCACTGTCACATCGACTGGCACTTGGCTGAAGGATTCGCAGCGGTCATCATCGTGCAGCCCGAC